The DNA region CTCTCTTTTCTGGTATGATAAAGGTAAGTTTAAGTGTTTGTACGAAATCTTTATAAGTTGAACTAAAAAAAGCGTGGTCAGGCAAGAGGGTTCAATATTCTAAAAGAGTGACATTTTAGAATATTGAACCTTGGGGAAATGATTCTGAAGAAACTCAAAGCTTTCTGCAAGAAAGCTGCATCGAAAGCATACGCTTGGTCGCCTTTGTGAGCGGATTTCTACAATATTTGAATTTAATTCGATTTAATTTTAAACCCGGTCATCGAAATCTGCGAACAACAGCGTTCGTAAGAACATTTCACACGGCTGCCCCACACGTACAATCAATAGTTCAACTTATATAGAAAAGGGAGAGGAGAACCGTGAAGCCACATGTATTTATCGCCAGACCCGTGCCTCCGGAGGTTGAGGCCTATCTCGCCGAACACTGCCTTTGCAGCAAGTGGGACGGCGACGGACCGATTCCCCGCGCGCGGCTGCTCGCAAGCCTAGCCGAAGCGGACGGCCTGCTGACGTCCGGCACCCGGATCGACGCGGAGCTGCTGGAGCATGCTCCCCGCCTGAAGGCCGTCAGCAATATCAGCGTCGGCTACAACAACTTTGACCTGGAGGCGATGAAAGCCCGCGGCGTGATCGGAACGAACACGCCGTCGGTGCTGAACGACACGGTCGCGGACCTGATTTTTGCCTTGATGCTGGCGGTCGCCCGCCGCGTGCCGGAACTGGACCAGTACGTCAAGCAAGGGAAATGGAAACGCGGCGACGACGAAATTTTGTTCGGGCTTGATGTGCACCACAAGACGCTTGGCGTCATCGGCATGGGGGAAATCGGGGAAGCCGTCGCCCGCCGGGGCCATTTGGGCTTCGGCATGGACGTGCTGTACCATAACCGCAGCCGCAAGCCCGGGACCGAAGCCGAACTGGGCGCCGTGTACTGCTCTATGGAAGAGCTGCTGCAAACATCCGACTTCGTCGTCCTGATGACGCCGCTGACCCCGGAAACGCGGGGGCTGATCGGCGAACGCGAGCTTGCCTGGATGAAGCCCACGGCCGTGTTCGTCAACGCCTCCAGGGGGGCGACGGTCGACGAAGCCGCGCTGACCGAAGCGCTGCGGCAAAAACGCATCTACGGCGCCGGGCTCGACGTTTTCGAGCGCGAGCCGATTGCCCCGGACCATCCGCTGCTCGGCTTGCCGAACGTCGTCACCCTGCCGCATATCGGGTCCTCCACCGCGCAGACCCGCCGTCAAATGGCGTTGCTGGCCGCGGAGAACCTGGCCACGGCGCTAGCCGGCGGCACACCGCCGAATGTGGTCAAGGAGCTGCGCTCCTAAAGCCGGTGTGCTACACGGCGTGACTACGCAGTTTGCCTACGCGGCATGCCTACACGCTGTGCCTACGCGGCGCGCCTAACACGGCGTGACTACGCGGTTTACCTACGCGGCGTGCCTAATTGCGTGCCTACACGCTATGCCTACGCGGCGTGCCTAACACGGCGTGCCTAAGCGATTTGCCTACGCGGCATGTCTAAATTGCGTGCCTACACGCTGTGACTACGCGGGTGCCTAACACGGCGTGACTACGCGGTTTGCCTACGCGGCATGTCTAAATTGCGTGCCTACACGCTGTGACTACGCGGGTGCCTAACACGGCGTGACTACGCGGTTTACCTACGCGGCGTGACTACATTGCGTGCCTACACGCTGTGACTACACGGCGTGCCTATAGGTGTGACTATAGGCACGCTTATCATGGAAAGAAGCCGCTCCCTGGCCTGGACTTGAACGTCCATGTTTCGGGAGCGGCTTTTTCTTTGGGCAGGATGGCCGGAAGAACACCAGTGAAAAAAATAAGGACAAAAAGCGCCGTTATTCCGCCGATCTCCGCCCGTTTGAGAGAGATAGCGGCAATTTATGCCGCTAATTTCCCCGGCCGCTATCGAAATGCCCGCATTTTGGTCCACCTGCAGGAAGATAAGGACAAAAAATGCCGCTAATGAGGATAAACATGCTTGGCTCCGGATAATAAGTACATAAAGTGCCGCTATTTTGAAGGCCATTTCGTCTAAACCCAGCCTACGGTTCGTTTCAACAGCCAGTTGCCCGCTGGCAAGGTTCGTCGTTCCACAGCCAGCTCAGCCAGCTGCCAGCTCTCAAGCGCCGATTTCTAGTCGCCAGAGCGCAACCGCATGGTGCTTTTCTCTCCATCCTGATCATCGTATACTTTGTATCAAACCATTCAGCCCTGCTGCTTGGACGGCTTGGACGGCCTGGCCGCCGCGCCGCGGACAATCCGGTCCTTGGGCATGGCGATGACGACCAGGACGGAGCAAACGGCCGGAATCAGAGCCCACATGAAGGTGTGCGCGATCGAACCGGATAAGGCGTCCGTAATTTTATCCAAAATTTCCGGCGGGATCATGGCCCGCTTGTCCGAACTCAGCGCCTCCTGGGCATTGCCGAAGGTTGCCCCTGCTTGTCCCCCTGCTTGTCCCGTTCCGGCAAAAGCCGCCGACATCTTGTCCGCCAGCAGATTGCGCTGCACGATGCCGAAGATCGTAATCCCGAGCGTCATGCCAAGCGAGCGCAGGAAGGAGTTGGTCGACGTCGCCGCGCCGCGCTGCCGCATATCGAAATGATGGACGGACGCCATGCTGAGCACCGAAAAGGAGAAGCCGACGCCAAAACCCGTCAAAATGCTGAAGACGGTAAGCACCAGGCGCGAAGTGTCGTTCGTCAGCGTGCTTAAGGCGAAAACGCCGCAGACGAAGCAGACGACCGAGATCGCCATAACCGCGCGGTACGACAGCCGGGAAGTCAGCATTCCCCCCATCATGCTGCCGACGACCGAACCGACCATCATCGGCATCAAAATAATGCCTGAGTTCGTGGCCGAGCCGCCGAATACGCCCTGCACGAAAATCGGGATGTACACCGTCGCCACGATAAACACGCTGCCGTACAGCAAGGCGAGCAAACAGCTTGTTGCGTAAAGCCGTACTTTGAACATGCCGAACGAAATGATCGGCTCCCGCGCTTTTGTTTCCGCCAGCAAAAAGGCGACAAACAGCACGGCGAAGCCGGCAAACAAAGCGATGATCACCGCCGAGTTCCAAGCGTATTTTTCGCCGCCGAGCTCCAGCGCGAACATCAGGCAAATCACCGCGCCGACGAGGGTAACCGCCCCGCTCCAATCGATTTGCTGCTTCGTGTGCGCAAGCGATTCCCGGTAATATGCGGTGATCAGCAGCAGGGAGACGATCCCGATCGGCACATTGATGTAAAAGACCCAGTGCCATCCCAGCGAATCGGTGATAAACGCGCCGAGCAGCGGGCCGAAAATGCTGGAGGTGCCGAATACCGCCCCAAGCAGGCCGGTCATTTTGCCGCGCTGCTCCACAGGGAAAATGTCATAGATGATCGTAAATGCGATCGGCATCAGCGCCCCGCCGCCGATCCCCTGGATCGCCCGGAAGATGCTGAGCTGCATGATGCTGCCGGCCAGCCCGCACAGGATCGATCCGAGCAAAAACGTGATGATCCCGAACAGGAAAAAGCGTTTCCGCCCGTACATATCGGACAGTTTGCCGAAAATCGGCGTTCCCGCCATCACCGCCACCATATAGGCGGAGGTTACCCAGACGAACTGCTCCATGCCGCCGAGATCGGCGACGATCGTCCCCATCGCCGTCGTCACGATCGTATTGTCCATGGCCGACATCAGGATCGCCAGCATCAGGCCGATCAGGATGAGTGGGGTTTGATTCTTTTTTTCCGCTGTCAACGTCGTCTCTCCTTTTAGCCAATTGATTCAAATTTTACATAACATAGCTTCTTCCCATTCTATTGAAATTTCCGCAAATGTAAACCATTATTCCGTTAAATTTTACGCCGGCCCCCAACTATCCCTTTTCCAATTATTAGCCTATAATGATATTTGAAACTGCTTGCGAAAGGAAGTATTTTTTTATGAATATGAAATGGGCTGAGCTTGACCGAAAAATGCGCGAATCCGGGATCAGCACCCTGCTGATTACCGATCCGAAACATGTATACTATCTCACCGGATTCCTGAGCAATCCTCATGAACGCTTTCTTGGCGCCGTCCTTCAAGCGGGAAGCGAACCGTTTCTCGTGGTGCCCGCGCTGGACGAGGAAGCGGCCCGGGCGGCGGCGGACGTCGCAGAAATCATCACCCACCAGGACACGGACGATCCATATCTCCTGCTGAAACAGCGTTTGAAGGGGACGATCGGCACGATCGGGTTCGAAAAAGAGCAGGTCTCCATGGCCAGGTTCGAACAATTGCAGGAAACGCTTGGTTTTTCCCGGTATCTGGATGCCGGCCCGTGGCTGCGTGAGCTTCGCTTCCGCAAAAGCGCGGACGAAGTCGCTAAAATCAAGCGCGCCGTAAACCTGATCGAGCAGGTGCTGACGGAATCGGTGCGCCAGGTCAAAGAAGGGATCAGCGAAAACGAGCTGGTGGCCGAAGTGGAATATCAAATCCGCAAGCTGGGCGCGGACGGCCCTTCTTTTGACTCCATGGTGCTGTCCGGGGAAAAGACGGCTTTGCCGCACGGCGTTCCCGGAACGCGGCAAATTCGCCGCGGCGATCTTGTCATGTTTGACATCGGGGTTTACGCGGACGGATACGCTTCCGACATCACCCGCACATTTGCCGTAGGGGAGTTGTCCGATGAACTGGTCAAAATATACGAAACCGTGCTGGCTGCCAACACGGCCGCCATCGAAGCCATCAAACCGGGAGTCAGCTTTGCCTCGATCGACAAAGCCGCCCGCGACGTAATCGAAGCCGCCGGTTACGGCCGCTATTTTATTCACCGGTTAGGCCATGGGCTGGGCATCGACGTCCATGAATTCCCTTCCGTCCACGGCAAAAACGAACAATTGCTGACGGAAGGCAACGTATTTACGGTAGAGCCCGGGATTTATGTGCCTGGAGTCGGCGGCGTCCGCATCGAGGACGACGTGCTCGTGACCGCCTCCGGCGTGGAAGTGTTGACCGCCTATCCGAAACAGTTGACTTATATCTAACGCTAAATGTAAGAAATCAGAGCCTCCTTCCCCTTCAAAAGGGCGAAAGCTCTGATTTTTTTCTTTTTCGCAAACATTCAGCGGATATTTTTCATTTTCAAAGGGCATTTTTTCCTATAAAATAATACTTATGAACCAGTGGTTAAAAAAAGAGAATTCACGGTTCAGGCATAGGACTATAGACATAAAACACTTATTTTATGGGAGAGATTGGGGAGATTTCCGTGTTTAAAATCAACAGCTCCATCAGCCGCAAATTCATGCTTACGTTTGCAGCGCTTATCGTAGTATCTTCGCTTTTGTTTAGTGTAAGCTTTTATTACATTTCTATGGGAATCATCAGCCAAAACGTGCTGCCGCAATTTGACAAAGTGCTCCTGACCAGTACGCAGGACATTTACAAAAGGCTGGACACGAATCAGGCGATGCAACTGATGAGCGGCAAGGAAAATTCCCGGTTTGCGGTTGAATCCTATTTGACGAAAAGCGCCAAGGAGTTTCATTTAAACAACGCCTACCTGATCCAGCTTCAGGAAAACGGAGCTGCCGTCATCGCCGCCAACGAAAATTCCGGCATGAAAGCCGGCGACCCGTTGGAGATTCAAGCCGCGATGGCCGAGACCTCCGATGGCGAAATACATATCAGCGAGCTGTATTCGGACCGGTTCGGTTCGCACAAGACGGCGTTTATCGCGATCCCCGGAAGCAAAGCGGTGCTGGCCATCGGGCTGGACGCCACTTTTATCGATCAGAAGCGGGCGGAAATTTTGCAGATCTGCATCGGTATAACCGCCCTCGTGATCGGAGCCGGGCTGTTGGTCGCATATTTTGTTAGCCGGCGCATCACCAAATCGATCAAAAAGCTGGTTGCCGTTACGGAAAAAATGGCCGGCGGCGATTTCCGGCAGGCGATCGAGGTGGCTGGCCATGATGAAGTCGCTCAGCTTGCCGCAAGCTTTCGGACGATGACGAACCAGCTCAAAGAGATGTTCGCCAAAGTGCTGGACACATCGCAAACCGTCGTGAGCGGATCGGAACATTTATCCCGGTCGGTGGACACGTTTGGGGAGCTGATCACCCGCTCCAACGCAGCGACGCGGGAAATCGAATCCGGCAGTCTGACGATCGCCACGGCCGCCGCCGAGAACGCCCGGGCGATGGAAGAAATTTCGCAGGGCATCCAGCATATCGCCTCCTCTTCCGCCGAGGTCACCGAACGGATCGGACAAGCCGCCGAGGAAGCCGGCGCCGGCAATGCGTTAGCACAAACGGCCGTCGAGCAGATGCAGCTCGTCGAGGAAGCGGCCGGACGCACGCTGGAGCACATCCGCATCCTGAACGAACGGTCCGAATCGATCGCCACCGTCGTCGGCACGATTACCGAAATCACGAAACAGATTAATATTCTGGCGTTAAACGCGGCCATCGAAGCTTCGCGCGCCGGGGAGAACGGCAAAGGCTTCGCCGTCGTCGCCGAGGAAGTGCGCAAGCTGGCGGAGCAGTCCCGGGGGGCCATGGACGAAATCGGCGAATATTTGCTGAGCATCCGCGAGGAATCGGAAAATTCCGTCAGCGCAATGCAGCGCGCCAGCGAGCAGATCGTCTCCGGGACCGGCCGCGTAAAACAAGCCGGCAGAGCCTTCGGCCAACTGACGGTGCTGATCCAAAACATCAATTTGACGATCCAATCGGTGTCCTCTTCCACGCAGCAGGTTTCCGCCGGCACGGAAGAAGTTACCGCCTCGGTTGAGGAAGCGGCCAACATTACGGCCAAATCGCTGGAAAGCATGGAGCAAATCGCCCAATATTCCCAGCAGCAGCTCACCGAAATGGAAAGCCACGCCCAAACCGTGCGCTCCCTTCACGAGCAGGCGCTGTCGCTGCGCGAAGCGGTGGAAAAGTTCCGCATCTAATTGGGCGGAGATGCTCTCCTCCGTATGGGAGCTGCTCCATCCGCCGGTCAGAACGCATTAGCACTTATGCACCATTCTATACGCTTATGTCGGACAAGTCAGAAAAAACATGCTCAAGACCAAAATCAGTGCTTGACAAAATAAATGATGATGGAGATGGGGGGGAGGTTGTCTCTCCAAAGCACTTTGCACGATCATCCCTTTAGTTCAGGAAGCCAAGTCACCTGGTCAAACGGGATAATCGTGCAAAGCCTCCGGATAGCGAGTCTCGCTCCAGGCCATGGTCTATTTCCGGCTTGACTGTCAAGCACTGATGATTAGGTTGAACCTAAAAACAGGGTCAATGATTGATGACTGAACGTATAAAAAATGACCCATCCACCGCAAACGAGGTTAGCTGACTTCCTAGTCGCCCTTCCTGTTCGCCAGCGCCGGATCGAGCCCGGCGATTTCATAAATTTGCTCCAGCTTCAGATGCCGCCGGACATGCCCAGCGAGGCGGTCGAAGGCCGCTTCCTTACGGGAGGCCGCCGTGAAGGTCGGGCCCAGGGGATCAAGTCCCTTCGCCGTGCGAATGCCGTCCAACCAGGCCCGCCGCCACGCGTCGTTATGAAACAGGCCGTGCAAATAAGTGCCGAACACGCGTCCATCAGAGCGTGCGGCGCCTTCGGGATGGACTTCGTCCCCATCCGTAGGCGGCCCGTCGACGGAAGCGGCCAATTCGCGGCGGATCAGGAACATATCGGCTATAGCGGAGCCGGCGGAAGCGAAGGCAGAAGCAGAAGATGGCGAAGCGGAATCCGCCGGCAACCGAACCGTCTCCCCTTGATGGATTTCGTAGCCTTCGATAGGCAAGGCGGCCTGGCCGGGAGGATGCAGCCGTACCGGATGCCCGGTTGCCGTCGTCCCGCGGACGCGAACCGTCTTTTTGCCCGCGCGGAAGGTCGTCGCGAGCGGCAGCCAGCCCAGACCTTCCGCCGACCGCGGCGCATCCGCCTCCACCGCCTCGGGGTCGTGCAAACGCGCACCGAGCATCTGATAGCCTCCGCAGATGCCGGCCAGCTGAGCATGCTCCCGCAACTCCATATGCCGGCGGATGGCTAGATCCCATCCCTGCTCCCGCAGGAAGGACAGGTCTCCGATCGTGTCCTTTGTGCCCGGCAGGATAATCGCGTCGGGCTGCCCCAGGTCGGCGGGCTTGTCCACGTAACGGAGCGATACGTCCGGCTCGGCGGCGAGCGGAGCGAAATCGGTGAAATTGGAAATGCGCGGATAACGGATTACGGCGATATCGACCGCGGCTTGCTCCCCGGCGGATTCCGCCGCCGAAGGATAAGTATCCAAAACGACCGAATCTTCAGCTTCAATATCCAGGTCGGGAAGATAAGGCAACACGCCGAGCACGGGAATGCCGGTGCGCCGCTCCAGCCAATCTAGCCCCGGCTGGAGCAGGGAAAGATCCCCGCGGAATTTGTTGATGATGAAGCCTTTGACTCGGGCCCGCTCCTCCGGCTCCAGCAGTTCCAGTGTTCCGACCAGGAACGCGAACACCCCGCCGCGATCGATGTCCCCGACCAAAATAACCGGCGCATCCGCCCACCCGGCCAGATTCATATTAACGATGTCGCGCTGCTTCAGGTTGATTTCCGCCGGACTGCCGGCCCCCTCCATGAGGACAATGTCGTATTGCCGGCGCAGGCGGTTCAAGGCATCCATCACAAGCGGCTTCGCCTCCGGGAGAAACTTCTCCCGGTA from Paenibacillus macerans includes:
- a CDS encoding 2-hydroxyacid dehydrogenase; this encodes MKPHVFIARPVPPEVEAYLAEHCLCSKWDGDGPIPRARLLASLAEADGLLTSGTRIDAELLEHAPRLKAVSNISVGYNNFDLEAMKARGVIGTNTPSVLNDTVADLIFALMLAVARRVPELDQYVKQGKWKRGDDEILFGLDVHHKTLGVIGMGEIGEAVARRGHLGFGMDVLYHNRSRKPGTEAELGAVYCSMEELLQTSDFVVLMTPLTPETRGLIGERELAWMKPTAVFVNASRGATVDEAALTEALRQKRIYGAGLDVFEREPIAPDHPLLGLPNVVTLPHIGSSTAQTRRQMALLAAENLATALAGGTPPNVVKELRS
- a CDS encoding MDR family MFS transporter, which encodes MLAILMSAMDNTIVTTAMGTIVADLGGMEQFVWVTSAYMVAVMAGTPIFGKLSDMYGRKRFFLFGIITFLLGSILCGLAGSIMQLSIFRAIQGIGGGALMPIAFTIIYDIFPVEQRGKMTGLLGAVFGTSSIFGPLLGAFITDSLGWHWVFYINVPIGIVSLLLITAYYRESLAHTKQQIDWSGAVTLVGAVICLMFALELGGEKYAWNSAVIIALFAGFAVLFVAFLLAETKAREPIISFGMFKVRLYATSCLLALLYGSVFIVATVYIPIFVQGVFGGSATNSGIILMPMMVGSVVGSMMGGMLTSRLSYRAVMAISVVCFVCGVFALSTLTNDTSRLVLTVFSILTGFGVGFSFSVLSMASVHHFDMRQRGAATSTNSFLRSLGMTLGITIFGIVQRNLLADKMSAAFAGTGQAGGQAGATFGNAQEALSSDKRAMIPPEILDKITDALSGSIAHTFMWALIPAVCSVLVVIAMPKDRIVRGAAARPSKPSKQQG
- a CDS encoding M24 family metallopeptidase, yielding MNMKWAELDRKMRESGISTLLITDPKHVYYLTGFLSNPHERFLGAVLQAGSEPFLVVPALDEEAARAAADVAEIITHQDTDDPYLLLKQRLKGTIGTIGFEKEQVSMARFEQLQETLGFSRYLDAGPWLRELRFRKSADEVAKIKRAVNLIEQVLTESVRQVKEGISENELVAEVEYQIRKLGADGPSFDSMVLSGEKTALPHGVPGTRQIRRGDLVMFDIGVYADGYASDITRTFAVGELSDELVKIYETVLAANTAAIEAIKPGVSFASIDKAARDVIEAAGYGRYFIHRLGHGLGIDVHEFPSVHGKNEQLLTEGNVFTVEPGIYVPGVGGVRIEDDVLVTASGVEVLTAYPKQLTYI
- a CDS encoding methyl-accepting chemotaxis protein produces the protein MFKINSSISRKFMLTFAALIVVSSLLFSVSFYYISMGIISQNVLPQFDKVLLTSTQDIYKRLDTNQAMQLMSGKENSRFAVESYLTKSAKEFHLNNAYLIQLQENGAAVIAANENSGMKAGDPLEIQAAMAETSDGEIHISELYSDRFGSHKTAFIAIPGSKAVLAIGLDATFIDQKRAEILQICIGITALVIGAGLLVAYFVSRRITKSIKKLVAVTEKMAGGDFRQAIEVAGHDEVAQLAASFRTMTNQLKEMFAKVLDTSQTVVSGSEHLSRSVDTFGELITRSNAATREIESGSLTIATAAAENARAMEEISQGIQHIASSSAEVTERIGQAAEEAGAGNALAQTAVEQMQLVEEAAGRTLEHIRILNERSESIATVVGTITEITKQINILALNAAIEASRAGENGKGFAVVAEEVRKLAEQSRGAMDEIGEYLLSIREESENSVSAMQRASEQIVSGTGRVKQAGRAFGQLTVLIQNINLTIQSVSSSTQQVSAGTEEVTASVEEAANITAKSLESMEQIAQYSQQQLTEMESHAQTVRSLHEQALSLREAVEKFRI
- a CDS encoding cobyric acid synthase; its protein translation is MENRETVNGAVLMVQGTASDVGKSVIVTALCRIFAQDGFRTAPFKSQNMALNSYVTPDGREIGRAQGVQAEACGIAATTDMNPVLIKPTGDMHSQIVVHGQPLKRLSAADYREKFLPEAKPLVMDALNRLRRQYDIVLMEGAGSPAEINLKQRDIVNMNLAGWADAPVILVGDIDRGGVFAFLVGTLELLEPEERARVKGFIINKFRGDLSLLQPGLDWLERRTGIPVLGVLPYLPDLDIEAEDSVVLDTYPSAAESAGEQAAVDIAVIRYPRISNFTDFAPLAAEPDVSLRYVDKPADLGQPDAIILPGTKDTIGDLSFLREQGWDLAIRRHMELREHAQLAGICGGYQMLGARLHDPEAVEADAPRSAEGLGWLPLATTFRAGKKTVRVRGTTATGHPVRLHPPGQAALPIEGYEIHQGETVRLPADSASPSSASAFASAGSAIADMFLIRRELAASVDGPPTDGDEVHPEGAARSDGRVFGTYLHGLFHNDAWRRAWLDGIRTAKGLDPLGPTFTAASRKEAAFDRLAGHVRRHLKLEQIYEIAGLDPALANRKGD